Proteins encoded by one window of Cannabis sativa cultivar Pink pepper isolate KNU-18-1 chromosome 4, ASM2916894v1, whole genome shotgun sequence:
- the LOC115715082 gene encoding poly(A)-specific ribonuclease PARN-like isoform X1 encodes MAPLLQKRFFCSEVPKKWAVKQVTKSNFAESMEEIKHDISTSDFVAVSLQKTGSFSAPWHRAHPFDTAETSYYKAKYAAERFQIFQFAVCPFSVNASKLVAHPYNYLLFPRDELKLGMPSYSFSCQTSYLTSMAREGFDFNACIYDGISYLSRAQEDKAKIRIGNPRPSPLILDSTSTPSVADALFIERVKSRVIQWKKTCKKTKENTHDALMNSLRKLILGSEFYGSRPCITIDVCTERQVKLALEMLRDFADELVPVLIPGRSGGTQAVRVVLTSSQEDKDLFESELQRLEEEENKKVRGFREVIDLISASQKPVVSYNSLNDLTFIHSKFIAPLPPTVDEFASSLSKIFPCVLDVSHLMTFIGPLRKVTNIPVAISLLNSHFFAPVDIEILYKAADNEGKIHGHNAVRISHLFAKLCSILKIDPNSNTSDSQVLSAPALTESTNIFNALSTSFEESIDEEISVWTKSKRKVNCEQLVYLWGFGSENTAGKLKTMLHNSHSIFSEEFDIRLVDKSCAVIVFWQPGLAEKFLDVMNNIEKISGSLREMVSEGLRAASYETYKRACKLDIWEANLGESLDRALEDSEYLIEATPESTPIEISCSSDSVINYNDL; translated from the exons ATGGCGCCGCTGTTACAGAAACGTTTCTTCTGTAGCGAGGTCCCAAAGAAATGGGCAGTGAAGCAAGTGACAAAGTCCAATTTCGCCGAGTCCATGGAGGAAATCAAGCACGACATCTCCACCTCCGACTTCGTGGCAGTATCCCTCCAAAAGACAGGCTCTTTCTCCGCCCCATGGCACCGTGCTCACCCCTTCGATACGGCCGAAACTTCTTATTACAAGGCCAAGTACGCCGCTGAACGCTTCCAGATTTTTCAGTTCGCCGTTTGCCCATTTTCTGTGAATGCCTCTAAGCTCGTAGCTCACCC GTATAACTATCTCTTATTCCCCAGAGATGAACTAAAATTAGGGATGCCATCTTACAGTTTTTCATGCCAAACTTCATATTTGACATCCATGGCTCGTGAAGGTTTTGACTTTAATGCTTGCATTTATGATG GCATATCATACTTGTCTAGAGCACAGGAAGATAAAGCGAAAATTCGGATTGGGAATCCGAGACCCAGTCCTCTTATACTTGATTCTACTTCTACACCTAGTGTTGCTGATGCCTTATTTATTGAAAGAGTTAAATCAAGAGTTATTCAATGGAAAAAGACATGTAAAAAAACAAAGGAGAACACACATG ATGCTCTGATGAATTCTTTAAGAAAACTTATTTTGGGAAGTGAATTTTATGGGTCTAGACCATGCATCACTATAGATGTCTGCACTGAACGTCAAGTGAAGCTTGCACTAGAG ATGTTAAGAGACTTCGCCGATGAACTAGTTCCTGTACTAATTCCGGGAAGGAGTGGAGGAACACAGGCAGTTCGTGTGGTTTTAACAAGCTCACAAGAGGATAAGGACTTGTTTGAG AGTGAACTTCAAcgccttgaagaagaagaaaataagaagGTTCGGGGATTTCGAGAGGTGATCGATTTGATTTCTGCTTCACAGAAACCTGTTGTTTCCTACAATTCCCTTAATG ATCTTACATTTATTCACTCAAAATTCATTGCTCCCCTACCTCCAACCGTAGACGAGTTTGCAAGCTCCTTAAGTAAGATTTTCCCATGTGTCCTTGATGTAAGTCATCTGATGACATTTATTGGTCCTTTGAGGAAAGTGACCAATATTCCTGTGGCTATTTCCCTCCTCAATAGTCATTTCTTTGCACCAGTTGATATTGAAATCCTTTACAAAG CAGCTGATAACGAAGGCAAAATTCACGGGCACAACGCTGTAAGGATTAGTCATCTATTTGCTAAGCTATGCTCTATTCTGAAAATTGACCCCAATTCCAACACATCTGATAGTCAAGTACTTTCAGCTCCAGCTCTTACAGAGTCTACAAACATTTTCAATGCATTATCTACCAGTTTTGAAGAGTCAATTGATGAGGAAATCAGTGTGTGGACAAAGAGTAAAAGAAAAGTTAACTGTGAGCAATTAGTATACCTGTGGGGATTCGGAAGTGAGAACACTGCTGGAAAGTTGAAGACCATGCTGCACAACTCGCATTCCATATTCTCCGAAGAATTTGATATTCGTTTAGTTGATAAGAGCTGTGCTGTCATTGTTTTCTGGCAGCCTGGTTTGGCTGAAAAATTTCTTGATGTTATGAACAACATCGAAAAGATAAGTGGATCTTTAAGGGAGATGGTGTCCGAGGGTCTAAGGGCGGCGTCTTATGAGACTTACAAGAGAGCTTGTAAGTTAGATATATGGGAAgcaaacttgggagaatctttgGACAGAGCCTTGGAAGATTCTGAGTACCTCATTGAAGCTACTCCTGAATCAACTCCCATAGAAATATCTTGCTCTAGTGATTCTGTGATTAATTACAATGACCTCTAA
- the LOC115715082 gene encoding poly(A)-specific ribonuclease PARN-like isoform X2, with protein sequence MAPLLQKRFFCSEVPKKWAVKQVTKSNFAESMEEIKHDISTSDFVAVSLQKTGSFSAPWHRAHPFDTAETSYYKAKYAAERFQIFQFAVCPFSVNASKLVAHPYNYLLFPRDELKLGMPSYSFSCQTSYLTSMAREGFDFNACIYDGISYLSRAQEDKAKIRIGNPRPSPLILDSTSTPSVADALFIERVKSRVIQWKKTCKKTKENTHDALMNSLRKLILGSEFYGSRPCITIDVCTERQVKLALEMLRDFADELVPVLIPGRSGGTQAVRVVLTSSQEDKDLFESELQRLEEEENKKVRGFREVIDLISASQKPVVSYNSLNDLTFIHSKFIAPLPPTVDEFASSLSKIFPCVLDVSHLMTFIGPLRKVTNIPVAISLLNSHFFAPVDIEILYKADNEGKIHGHNAVRISHLFAKLCSILKIDPNSNTSDSQVLSAPALTESTNIFNALSTSFEESIDEEISVWTKSKRKVNCEQLVYLWGFGSENTAGKLKTMLHNSHSIFSEEFDIRLVDKSCAVIVFWQPGLAEKFLDVMNNIEKISGSLREMVSEGLRAASYETYKRACKLDIWEANLGESLDRALEDSEYLIEATPESTPIEISCSSDSVINYNDL encoded by the exons ATGGCGCCGCTGTTACAGAAACGTTTCTTCTGTAGCGAGGTCCCAAAGAAATGGGCAGTGAAGCAAGTGACAAAGTCCAATTTCGCCGAGTCCATGGAGGAAATCAAGCACGACATCTCCACCTCCGACTTCGTGGCAGTATCCCTCCAAAAGACAGGCTCTTTCTCCGCCCCATGGCACCGTGCTCACCCCTTCGATACGGCCGAAACTTCTTATTACAAGGCCAAGTACGCCGCTGAACGCTTCCAGATTTTTCAGTTCGCCGTTTGCCCATTTTCTGTGAATGCCTCTAAGCTCGTAGCTCACCC GTATAACTATCTCTTATTCCCCAGAGATGAACTAAAATTAGGGATGCCATCTTACAGTTTTTCATGCCAAACTTCATATTTGACATCCATGGCTCGTGAAGGTTTTGACTTTAATGCTTGCATTTATGATG GCATATCATACTTGTCTAGAGCACAGGAAGATAAAGCGAAAATTCGGATTGGGAATCCGAGACCCAGTCCTCTTATACTTGATTCTACTTCTACACCTAGTGTTGCTGATGCCTTATTTATTGAAAGAGTTAAATCAAGAGTTATTCAATGGAAAAAGACATGTAAAAAAACAAAGGAGAACACACATG ATGCTCTGATGAATTCTTTAAGAAAACTTATTTTGGGAAGTGAATTTTATGGGTCTAGACCATGCATCACTATAGATGTCTGCACTGAACGTCAAGTGAAGCTTGCACTAGAG ATGTTAAGAGACTTCGCCGATGAACTAGTTCCTGTACTAATTCCGGGAAGGAGTGGAGGAACACAGGCAGTTCGTGTGGTTTTAACAAGCTCACAAGAGGATAAGGACTTGTTTGAG AGTGAACTTCAAcgccttgaagaagaagaaaataagaagGTTCGGGGATTTCGAGAGGTGATCGATTTGATTTCTGCTTCACAGAAACCTGTTGTTTCCTACAATTCCCTTAATG ATCTTACATTTATTCACTCAAAATTCATTGCTCCCCTACCTCCAACCGTAGACGAGTTTGCAAGCTCCTTAAGTAAGATTTTCCCATGTGTCCTTGATGTAAGTCATCTGATGACATTTATTGGTCCTTTGAGGAAAGTGACCAATATTCCTGTGGCTATTTCCCTCCTCAATAGTCATTTCTTTGCACCAGTTGATATTGAAATCCTTTACAAAG CTGATAACGAAGGCAAAATTCACGGGCACAACGCTGTAAGGATTAGTCATCTATTTGCTAAGCTATGCTCTATTCTGAAAATTGACCCCAATTCCAACACATCTGATAGTCAAGTACTTTCAGCTCCAGCTCTTACAGAGTCTACAAACATTTTCAATGCATTATCTACCAGTTTTGAAGAGTCAATTGATGAGGAAATCAGTGTGTGGACAAAGAGTAAAAGAAAAGTTAACTGTGAGCAATTAGTATACCTGTGGGGATTCGGAAGTGAGAACACTGCTGGAAAGTTGAAGACCATGCTGCACAACTCGCATTCCATATTCTCCGAAGAATTTGATATTCGTTTAGTTGATAAGAGCTGTGCTGTCATTGTTTTCTGGCAGCCTGGTTTGGCTGAAAAATTTCTTGATGTTATGAACAACATCGAAAAGATAAGTGGATCTTTAAGGGAGATGGTGTCCGAGGGTCTAAGGGCGGCGTCTTATGAGACTTACAAGAGAGCTTGTAAGTTAGATATATGGGAAgcaaacttgggagaatctttgGACAGAGCCTTGGAAGATTCTGAGTACCTCATTGAAGCTACTCCTGAATCAACTCCCATAGAAATATCTTGCTCTAGTGATTCTGTGATTAATTACAATGACCTCTAA
- the LOC133037181 gene encoding uncharacterized protein LOC133037181 — MYATSKYGLRLTHGTRRNVIGILRCRNVWTPAIATYVEQIGFEKWAHPYCPGDRFTLQNWFASRLEKASKCATPLATTFENDLKDQHKDGMFRSVLRNGAQLFNVGTSPQGERGGDVNLVERTCTCGLFQMLKIPCPHACAAAVSQNVSVYTLCSPYYTKETWKKTYDATINIVGEEDEWVLPEHIKNIRIGVPVEKKPVGRPRKSNAGRRPTKRRPSKGSVVVEPRHCSLCHGSGHNRATWKARV; from the exons ATGTatgcaacaagcaaatatgGCTTGCGGCTTACGCATGGAACAAGACGGAATGTGATAGGCATTTTGAGGTGCCGAAACGTATGGACCCCTGCCATTGCTACATACGTCGAGCAAATAGGGTTTGAAAAGTGGGCTCATCCTTATTGCCCAGGCGATCG GTTCACACTTCAAAATTGGTTTGCTTCTCGTCTCGAAAAGGCTAGTAAGTGCGCTACTCCTTTGGCTACTACTTTTGAAAATGATTTAAAGGATCAACACAAAGATGGTATGTTCAGGAGTGTCCTTCGTAATGGTGCCCAATTGTTCAACGTTGGTACGAGTCCTCAAGGTGagagaggtggtgatgtgaactTAGTGGAGAGAACATGCACTTGCGGACTTTTCCAAATGCTGAAAATCCCTTGTCCACATGCATGTGCCGCAGCAGTTAGTCAGAATGTGAGCGTGTACACACTTTGCTCTCCATATTACACTAAAGAAACGTGGAAGAAAACCTACGATGCCACAATTAATATTGTTGGCGAGGAGGATGAGTGGGTACTACCGGAACATATCAAGAACATAAGAATCGGGGTACCAGTGGAGAAAAAACCAGTAGGTCGGCCTAGGAAGAGCAATGCAGGTAGAAGACCGACGAAGCGTCGACCTTCTAAAGGGTCGGTGGTAGTGGAACCTCGTCATTGTTCGCTATGTCACGGTTCAGGGCACAACAGAGCTACATGGAAAGCTCGAGTTTGA
- the LOC115712932 gene encoding serine carboxypeptidase-like 20 translates to MAITRISLVLLLSLALLSMRLGLTYSAPENALISQVPGFSGTLPSKHYSGYVTIDQDHEKNLFYYFVESERKPSEDPVVLWLNGGPGCSSFDGFVYEHGPFNFELPKSDGSFPQLHLNPYSWSKVSNIIYLDSPAGVGLSYSKNSSDYKTGDKKTALDSHIFLLKWFELYPEYLKNPFFIAGESYAGVYVPTLAYEVVKGLDAGATPKLNFKGYLVGNGVTDDVFDGNALVPFAHGMGLISDELFQEVTTECKGNFYNPLNDSCQSKLSKVDEDIDGLNIYDILEPCYHQPELREVTATTNSKLPSSFRQLGETERPSAVRMRIFGRAWPFRAPVREGRVPTWPELLNSGNVPCTSDEVATAWLNNETVRKALHVAEESLVGSWELCTNKILFYHDAGSMIPYHKNLTSRGYRALIFSGDHDMCVPYTGSEAWTRSMGYEVVDEWRPWLSSEQIAGYTQGYAHNLTFATVKGSGHTVPEYKPREALDLYSRFLAGQKL, encoded by the exons ATGGCTATTACAAGGATCAGTCTTGTGCTGTTATTATCTTTAGCTTTACTAAGTATGAGACTTGGATTAACATATTCAGCTCCTGAAAATGCTCTAATCAGTCAAGTTCCTGGCTTTTCAGGCACTCTTCCTTCTAAACACTATTCTGG GTATGTGACCATTGACCAAGACCATGAGAAGAATCTGTTCTACTATTTTGTTGAATCAGAGAGAAAACCATCTGAGGATCCTGTGGTTCTTTGGCTTAATGGTGGGCCAGGGTGTTCAAGCTTTGATGGCTTTGTTTATGAACATG gcccatttaattttgaattaccAAAATCTGATGGAAGCTTTCCCCAACTCCACTTAAATCCATACAGCTGGTCAAAG GTTtccaatattatatatttggatTCTCCTGCTGGTGTTGGGTTATCTTACTCAAAAAATAGTAGTGACTATAAAACTGGTGATAAGAAAACTGCATTGGATAGCCATATATTTCTTCTCAAG TGGTTTGAACTCTATCCGGAGTACCTTAAAAACCCTTTCTTCATTGCTGGAGAATCATATGCTGGAGTTTATGTGCCAACTCTTGCTTATGAAGTAGTTAAAG GACTTGATGCTGGTGCAACACCCAAGCTTAACTTTAAG GGTTATCTGGTGGGAAATGGAGTAACTGATGATGTGTTTGATGGTAATGCTTTGGTTCCATTTGCCCATGGAATGGGACTCATATCAGATGAGCTTTTTCAG GAGGTGACAACTGAGTGTAAGGGAAACTTTTATAATCCTCTCAATGATAGTTGTCAGAGCAAGCTTTCAAAAGTTGATGAG GACATAGATGGACTGAACATATACGACATACTCGAACCATGTTATCACCAACCAGAATTAAGAGAGGTTACAGCTACTACTAATTCTAAACTGCCATCCAGCTTCAGACAGTTAGGTGAGACCGAAAGGCCTTCTGCTGTTAGAATGAGGATTTTCGGTCGTGCATGGCCCTTTAGAGCTCCTGTTAGAGAAGGAAGAGTCCCAACTTGGCCTGAGCTTCTTAATAGTGGCAATGTTCCATGCACT AGTGATGAGGTTGCTACCGCGTGGTTGAACAATGAAACAGTCAGAAAAGCACTTCATGTAGCTGAG GAGAGCTTGGTGGGCAGCTGGGAATTGTGTACAAACAAAATCTTATTTTACCATGACGCTGGAAGCATGATTCCTTACCACAAAAACCTCACGTCTCGGGGATACCGAGCGCTTATCTTCAG TGGCGATCACGACATGTGTGTTCCATACACCGGGAGTGAAGCTTGGACAAGATCAATGGGTTATGAGGTTGTGGATGAATGGAGACCTTGGCTCTCCAGTGAACAAATCGCCGG GTACACACAGGGCTATGCACATAATCTCACCTTTGCAACCGTAAAG GGATCTGGACACACTGTTCCTGAATACAAGCCACGAGAAGCATTGGATCTGTACAGTCGTTTCTTGGCTGGACAGAAACTATAA
- the LOC115712931 gene encoding uncharacterized protein LOC115712931: MEVRSSIRRITYSQELVDGKSIQVSSNCLPIQASKYDPAGHAFHQAALKLRGHVEKVVDDGDKKVADEKEQTSLPSDSYSSKGKKKSGADDSQQDHYALLGLANLRYLATEDQIKKSYRETALKYHPDKQAALLLAEETEAAKQAKKDEIESHFKSIQEAYEILIDPVKRRIYDSTDEFDDEIPTDCAPQDFFKVFGPAFMRNGRWSVNQPIPSFGDDKTPIGEVDNFYNFWYSFKSWREFPHSDEFDLEQAESRDHKRWMERQNAKLSEKARKEEITRIRTLVDNAYKRDPRIQRRKEEEKAEKQRKKEAKYLAKKLQEEEAVRAAEEEKRRKEEEDKRAAEAALQQRKVKEKEKKLLRKERARLRTLSASVVTQKSFGISADDVESLCTSLNTEQLRNLCDKMGGKGELEIGNILRDALGYSSNLEETRKEDQKKAESQNGSVDTNGATPATIPFSSSEKKEKPWGREEIELLRKGVQKFPKGTSRRWEVISDYIGTGRTVEEILKATKTVLLQKPDSAKAFDSFLEKRKPAPSIASPLSTREEAGVSIPQATENGAAQTETPQELPNGGANTQSPNDSSSVNGVTSSSEQDVWSAVQERALVQALKTFPKDVNQRWERVAASVPGKTVNQCKKKFSVMKESFRSKKTTA; this comes from the coding sequence aTGGAAGTCCGATCAAGCATTCGGCGTATTACATACTCACAAGAGCTTGTAGATGGAAAATCAATTCAAGTTTCTTCAAATTGTCTTCCTATTCAGGCTTCCAAGTACGACCCAGCGGGGCATGCTTTCCATCAAGCAGCTCTGAAACTTCGTGGTCATGTGGAGAAAGTTGTGGACGATGGGGATAAGAAAGTGGCTGATGAAAAGGAACAAACTTCCCTGCCATCTGATTCTTACAGCAGTAAAGGTAAAAAGAAATCTGGTGCTGATGACAGTCAACAAGATCATTATGCATTGTTGGGTTTGGCCAATTTAAGATATCTTGCCACCGAGGACCAGATTAAAAAAAGCTATCGTGAGACTGCCTTGAAGTATCATCCTGACAAGCAGGCTGCTCTTCTTCTTGCTGAGGAAACTGAAGCTGCCAAACAAGCAAAGAAGGATGAGATTGAGAGCCATTTCAAGTCCATCCAAGAAGCATATGAAATTTTGATTGATCCCGTGAAAAGAAGAATTTATGATTCCACAGATGAGTTTGATGATGAGATTCCAACAGACTGTGCCCCACAGGACTTCTTCAAGGTGTTTGGTCCAGCTTTCATGAGGAATGGGCGGTGGTCTGTTAATCAGCCAATTCCATCTTTTGGTGATGACAAGACCCCAATAGGCGAAGTGGATAATTTCTATAACTTTTGGTACAGCTTTAAAAGTTGGAGAGAGTTTCCACATTCTGATGAGTTTGATCTTGAGCAAGCTGAGTCTCGTGACCACAAGAGATGGATGGAGAGGCAGAATGCAAAACTGTCAGAAAAGGCTAGAAAGGAAGAAATTACAAGGATTCGTACTCTTGTCGACAATGCTTATAAAAGAGACCCGAGGATCCAGAGGAGGAAGGAAGAGGAGAAAGCTGAGAAACAGAGGAAAAAGGAGGCCAAATATCTAGCAAAGAAATTGCAGGAGGAAGAAGCAGTGAGGGCTGCTGAAGAAGAGAAACGTCGAAAAGAAGAGGAAGATAAACGAGCTGCTGAAGCAGCTTTACAGCAGAGGAAGgtgaaagaaaaagagaagaaacTCTTGCGCAAAGAACGTGCCCGTCTCCGTACACTCTCAGCATCTGTTGTAACACAGAAATCGTTCGGTATATCTGCAGATGATGTAGAAAGTCTTTGTACGTCACTTAACACAGAGCAGCTGAGGAATTTGTGTGACAAGATGGGTGGGAAAGGGGAACTGGAGATTGGCAATATTCTTAGAGATGCACTTGGATATAGTAGCAATTTGGAGGAGACTAGAAAAGAAGACCAGAAGAAAGCTGAATCACAGAATGGCTCTGTGGATACTAATGGAGCCACTCCAGCAACTATTCCTTTTAGCAGCTCTGAGAAGAAGGAAAAACCTTGGGGCAGAGAAGAGATCGAGCTCTTGAGAAAAGGAGTGCAGAAATTCCCCAAAGGAACATCTCGAAGGTGGGAGGTTATTTCAGACTACATTGGTACCGGGAGAACCGTAGAAGAGATTCTGAAGGCAACCAAAACAGTGCTCCTACAGAAGCCTGATTCCGCCAAAGCTTTTGATTCATTTCTTGAAAAGAGGAAGCCTGCACCATCAATCGCTTCTCCACTCTCAACAAGGGAGGAAGCAGGAGTATCAATCCCGCAGGCAACAGAAAATGGTGCTGCACAGACAGAAACTCCACAAGAATTACCAAACGGCGGTGCAAACACCCAGAGTCCTAATGATTCGAGTTCTGTTAATGGTGTAACATCTAGTTCAGAGCAAGATGTGTGGTCTGCAGTACAAGAAAGAGCTCTGGTTCAAGCTCTGAAAACCTTCCCAAAGGACGTTAATCAGCGATGGGAGAGAGTTGCTGCTTCAGTTCCCGGAAAGACTGTGAATCAATGCAAGAAGAAGTTTTCCGTAATGAAGGAGAGCTTCAGAAGCAAGAAGACTACTGCTTAG
- the LOC115714225 gene encoding monocopper oxidase-like protein SKU5, whose translation MPSVLPCPCFFLFYLILLLGSLSVGLAGDPYVFYDWSVSYINASPLGPKQKVIGINGQFPGPILNVTTNWNVVVNVKNHLDEPLLITWNGVQHRKNSWQDGVSGTNCPIPAGWNWTYDFQVKDQIGSFFYFPSLNFQRAAGGYGGVIINNRAVIALPFLVPDGDITLFISDWYTKSHKELRKDVENGIALGVPDGVIINGHGPFRYDEALVPAGNPFLLVNVEPGKTYRIRVHNVGISTSLNFRIQNHNLLLVETEGSYTVQQNYSNMDIHVGQSYSFLVTMDQNASSDYYIVASPRFVNSSSWTRVNGVSVLHYSNSQGPASGPLPDPPTDLDPYFSMNQARSIRWNVSAGAARPNPQGSFKYGQITVTDFYLITNKPQELINGKWRTTLNGISYLPPSTPLKLAEQFKIPGVYKLDFPNKIMNRRSKVDTSLINGTYRGFMEIILQNNDTTVQNYHLDGYAFFVVGMDFGVWTENSRNTYNKWDGVARSTTQVFPGAWTAILISLDNSGMWNLRTDNLNSWYLGQETYISVVNTEDDKSEVSLPENAIFCGVLSSLQKDQAQRFKFSSASSKISYARRTFLVMLIIVYAAFIG comes from the exons ATGCCCTCAGTTCTGCCATGTCCTTGCTTCTTCTTGTTCTacttgattctccttcttggtTCCTTAAGTGTTGGTTTGGCTGGTGATCCCTATGTCTTCTATGATTGGTCTGTTTCATACATCAATGCCTCTCCACTTGGACCCAAACAAAAG gTTATTGGGATAAATGGGCAGTTTCCAGGACCAATTCTCAATGTCACTACCAACTGGAATGTTGTTGTTAATGTCAAGAATCATCTTGATGAGCCATTACTTATTACATG GAATGGAGTACagcacaggaaaaactcttgGCAAGATGGCGTTTCGGGGACTAATTGTCCGATCCCGGCCGGTTGGAATTGGACATATGATTTTCAGGTGAAAGATCAGATAGGGAGTTTCTTTTACTTCCCTTCCTTGAACTTTCAAAGAGCTGCAGGAGGGTATGGAGGGGTTATTATAAACAATAGAGCAGTTATTGCACTTCCTTTTCTGGTGCCAGATGGAGATATTACACTCTTTATTAGTGACTGGTATACAAAGAGTCATAAA GAACTGAGAAAAGATGTTGAGAATGGAATTGCTCTTGGAGTTCCTGATGGTGTTATTATAAATGGACATGGTCCCTTTCGATATGATGAGGCACTTGTTCCAGCAGGAAATCCTTTCTTATTAGTAAATGTTGAACCAG GAAAAACATACCGTATACGGGTGCATAATGTTGGTATCTCAACAAGTTTGAATTTCAGGATACAAAACCATAACTTACTTCTTGTTGAGACTGAAGGATCATATACAGTTCAACAGAACTACTCAAACATGGATATACATGTAGGTCAGTCATATTCGTTCTTGGTAACAATGGATCAAAATGCCAGCAGTGACTACTACATTGTTGCCAGCCCTCGTTTTGTCAATTCATCTTCTTGGACTCGAGTTAATGGAGTTTCCGTTTTGCACTACTCGAACTCTCAGGGGCCTGCTTCAGGTCCTCTCCCCGATCCTCCTACTGATTTGGACCCCTATTTCTCAATGAATCAAGCAAGATCCATAAG ATGGAATGTCTCTGCTGGTGCTGCTCGTCCAAACCCGCAAGGATCCTTCAAATATGGTCAAATTACAGTCACAGATTTCTATCTGATCACTAACAAACCTCAAGAACTTATAAATGGCAAGTGGCGTACTACCCTCAATGGCATTTCATATTTACCACCTTCAACACCCTTGAAGCTTGCTGAACAGTTCAAGATTCCAGGAGTTTACAAGCTTGATTTCCCTAATAAAATTATGAACAGACGTTCCAAAGTCGATACATCTCTAATTAATGGTACTTATAGAGGTTTCATGGAAATCATCCTCCAGAACAATGACACAACTGTTCAGAACTACCATTTGGATGGCTATGCATTTTTTGTAGTGGG TATGGATTTTGGAGTTTGGACAGAGAACAGCAGAAACACTTACAACAAGTGGGACGGTGTTGCTCGCAGCACCACGCAG GTCTTTCCCGGAGCTTGGACAGCAATTTTGATTTCTCTAGACAATAGTGGCATGTGGAACCTTCGAACAGACAATCTGAACTCGTGGTATCTAGGCCAGGAAACGTACATCAGCGTCGTAAACACTGAGGATGACAAATCCGAGGTTTCTTTGCCCgaaaatgccatattttgtgGTGTACTATCATCTCTACAGAA AGATCAGGCTCAGAGATTCAAGTTTTCTAGTGCATCATCAAAAATATCCTATGCAAGGAGAACATTTTTGGTAATGTTGATTATAGTTTATGCAGCTTTTATTGGGTAA